One Falsihalocynthiibacter arcticus DNA segment encodes these proteins:
- a CDS encoding TolB family protein has protein sequence MKSEIVIYNLATGSEEVILLLDQHLEAPNWTPDNAALIVNGEGRLYRVDLSAPALATIETGFATQINNDHGVSPDGTTLVMSDSTEEGRSVIYTLPTKGGTPTRITPLAPSYWHGWSPDGATLAYTAKRGDTFEIYTCPVHGGEERQVTFGFDHCDGPDYSADGAWIWFNGERDASVSLWRVRPDGRDLECMVADDRVNWFPHPSPDGKYVLYLAYESGTQGHPSERRVELRLVSAEGGRPQVLLELYGGQGTINVPCWAPDSQRFAFVRYHA, from the coding sequence TTGAAAAGTGAGATTGTGATTTATAACCTGGCCACGGGGTCCGAGGAGGTTATTTTGCTTTTGGATCAACATCTTGAGGCTCCAAATTGGACGCCGGATAACGCGGCCCTCATCGTAAATGGGGAAGGGCGGCTGTATCGCGTTGACCTAAGCGCACCGGCTCTGGCAACCATCGAAACGGGGTTTGCAACGCAGATCAACAACGACCACGGGGTCTCGCCGGATGGGACCACATTGGTCATGAGCGATTCAACCGAGGAGGGGCGTAGTGTGATTTACACGTTGCCGACAAAGGGGGGCACGCCGACGCGCATAACGCCTTTGGCTCCCTCCTATTGGCACGGGTGGTCACCTGATGGCGCAACTTTGGCCTATACCGCGAAGCGTGGCGATACCTTCGAAATCTACACCTGTCCGGTTCACGGCGGAGAAGAACGGCAAGTCACCTTTGGTTTTGATCACTGTGACGGTCCAGATTATTCGGCTGACGGCGCGTGGATTTGGTTCAATGGCGAACGCGATGCCAGTGTTTCTTTATGGCGCGTGCGTCCCGATGGACGTGATTTGGAATGCATGGTGGCAGATGATCGGGTGAATTGGTTTCCCCATCCCTCGCCAGACGGAAAATATGTGCTCTACTTGGCCTATGAAAGCGGGACGCAAGGGCATCCATCTGAGCGCCGAGTTGAGCTGCGCCTTGTGTCCGCAGAGGGCGGCAGACCGCAAGTGCTCTTGGAGCTATATGGCGGGCAAGGCACGATAAATGTGCCGTGTTGGGCACCCGATAGCCAACGTTTCGCATTCGTGCGCTATCACGCCTAA
- a CDS encoding carbohydrate ABC transporter permease codes for MLIRALPFLKTTALLAFMVFTCLPLVQLTLLSFTATLATPNMDVGSLTLGNYRGIWTDPNLRSAFLNSIAYVLINICITIPVAIPAAYAFSRISFLGDKHLFLAFIAFRITPPVVLTLPIFQLFSALGIVNSTFGIALAHCLFNVPISIWILQGFISAVPKEMDETAFIDGYSRPMFIWKFLLPQIASGVAVTAFFCFMFSWVEVVFARILTTTNGKPISMAINALFGFQTDIGLVMAVTLASMLPGVVLLFSMRNHLSRGFKIGRV; via the coding sequence ATGCTTATCCGCGCGCTCCCTTTCCTCAAAACAACGGCCCTGCTGGCCTTCATGGTGTTCACCTGTCTGCCGCTGGTGCAACTGACCCTCCTCAGCTTCACCGCGACTTTGGCAACCCCAAATATGGACGTCGGAAGCCTCACGCTAGGCAATTATCGGGGCATCTGGACCGACCCAAACCTACGCTCGGCGTTCCTGAATTCCATCGCTTACGTGCTGATCAATATCTGCATCACCATACCCGTTGCCATCCCTGCGGCCTACGCCTTCTCGCGCATTTCCTTCTTAGGCGACAAACACCTGTTCCTTGCCTTCATCGCCTTTCGTATCACCCCGCCCGTGGTGCTAACCCTACCGATATTTCAACTTTTCTCCGCACTCGGAATCGTGAACTCAACCTTCGGCATCGCCTTGGCACATTGCCTGTTCAACGTCCCAATCTCGATCTGGATTCTCCAAGGGTTTATCTCGGCCGTTCCCAAGGAAATGGATGAAACCGCCTTTATCGACGGCTATTCGCGGCCTATGTTTATTTGGAAATTCCTTTTGCCCCAAATTGCTTCGGGCGTCGCCGTAACAGCATTTTTCTGCTTCATGTTCTCGTGGGTCGAGGTGGTTTTCGCGCGCATCCTGACCACAACCAACGGGAAACCGATCAGCATGGCGATCAACGCACTCTTTGGGTTTCAAACCGATATTGGACTGGTCATGGCCGTCACCCTCGCCTCCATGCTGCCCGGTGTGGTGTTACTTTTTTCGATGCGAAATCATCTTTCGCGGGGGTTCAAAATCGGGCGCGTCTAA
- a CDS encoding GntR family transcriptional regulator, whose amino-acid sequence MSLTQDACERIREAIVSGKLEFGERLSEEQIARALGMSKAPVRAAFMDLRDMGLVTVVPQAGTYVFAPSKQDVEEMSHFRAMLENKALNDALARDPEAVVQGLSAAIYQMEQAIASGEWALYSKADSAYHRVLLQLAGNRYLEKAYDLTATALEALRARLQSGEGNFWQRSFAEHIQMRDLIVKGKFDAAHAILQEHILIINRSLPEPDTNPYKRTKVQRRSDEECTALMQQYGPTSRRV is encoded by the coding sequence GTGTCGTTGACCCAAGATGCATGTGAGCGGATTCGCGAGGCAATTGTCTCTGGCAAACTAGAGTTCGGCGAGCGGCTGTCCGAGGAGCAAATCGCGCGGGCGCTTGGGATGAGCAAAGCCCCAGTGCGGGCGGCCTTTATGGATTTGCGCGACATGGGTCTTGTGACGGTTGTGCCGCAAGCGGGAACCTATGTGTTTGCGCCCTCCAAGCAGGACGTCGAGGAAATGAGCCACTTTCGCGCCATGTTGGAAAACAAGGCATTGAACGATGCCCTTGCGCGTGATCCCGAAGCGGTTGTACAGGGGCTTTCTGCGGCAATTTACCAAATGGAACAGGCGATCGCGTCGGGGGAATGGGCGCTCTATAGCAAAGCCGACAGCGCCTATCATCGGGTATTGTTGCAGCTTGCGGGCAATCGCTACCTTGAAAAAGCCTATGATTTGACCGCGACTGCTCTGGAGGCCTTGCGTGCTCGTTTGCAATCGGGGGAAGGGAACTTTTGGCAACGCTCTTTTGCCGAGCACATTCAAATGCGCGACCTTATCGTTAAGGGCAAATTCGACGCGGCACACGCGATACTGCAGGAACATATTTTGATCATTAATCGCTCGCTACCCGAGCCAGATACAAATCCGTATAAGCGCACAAAAGTTCAGCGGCGTTCAGACGAAGAATGCACCGCGCTGATGCAGCAATACGGTCCAACTTCTCGCCGAGTTTAA
- the csgH gene encoding curli-like amyloid fiber formation chaperone CsgH → MRRFSAVVLASMFLSAPASGDIAIAELSVVPQESKVVITGRVLGLSDGVVEAEMIVSKEDASGTANLRQSGEFQIRAGSIDTIGSSGINLNGNTTLKVVLIVKSEGLEIARATSDIEPVKN, encoded by the coding sequence ATGCGCAGATTTTCTGCAGTTGTATTGGCCAGTATGTTCCTAAGTGCGCCTGCAAGTGGCGATATTGCCATCGCTGAACTTTCTGTCGTCCCTCAAGAGTCCAAAGTTGTCATAACGGGCCGTGTACTTGGCTTGTCCGATGGTGTTGTCGAGGCGGAAATGATCGTTTCCAAGGAAGACGCATCGGGCACCGCGAACCTGCGACAGTCTGGTGAATTTCAGATCCGCGCTGGCAGCATCGACACCATTGGCTCAAGCGGCATTAACCTAAATGGCAACACCACATTGAAAGTGGTCCTTATTGTAAAATCCGAAGGTTTGGAGATCGCGCGCGCGACTTCAGATATAGAACCAGTAAAAAATTAA